From Flavipsychrobacter sp., a single genomic window includes:
- a CDS encoding M1 family aminopeptidase, with product MYRVIIPFLLMMIAISTHAQESYLGCTHKYKEVRSGQKTTVADLDEDKYDIKHLFFKLELGNTSTSIKGDVTTTATTVVAGFNVYAFELDAQLTIDSVKFNGQKVTVTTNGAVRKVNLATPLSNNTSFTVQVFYHGQPTSGTGQFFTGGLNKVQRPSGTNILYTLSDPDRTDEWWPCKQSLKDKIDSVDMWVTTADSLKAGSNGLLLNTTSLPGNKLRYEWKTKYPIDYYLITLAVAPYGDYSYYMHYTDGSNDSMLIQNYLYDSATFMTPAIKAALDTTGILIDHFSELYGKYPFYKEKYGHCVVGELGGGMEHQTMTTLGPVNTGLIAHEMGHQWWGNNVTYGTWKDIWLSEGLATYTAQLFFEKYWGVQAAKTERTSAFGTVMTQTFGSVYVDDTTSVNRIFSGRLTYAKGAAVAHMLRYLAPEDSLFFKGLRNFQQQYAYKNAVTDDLKQVFEQVYNQQLDTFFRQWVYGEGFPIYSIKYYQVGNTVHLQINQSTSFPNSVAVFHLPVELQLNATNGDTTVKLMNTGLSQNYSVTWDKTVTGISIDPNEHIVNRNSLVSKDQTILSIATLNLDGIKVYPNPAKEVWHIEGVATDTWMYLYDVTGKLVWSGVGAKSIPAKEMPSGNYLLQIENVKTGSQYFKLVK from the coding sequence ATGTACAGAGTTATTATTCCTTTTTTATTGATGATGATAGCAATAAGCACGCATGCACAAGAGTCATATCTTGGGTGCACCCATAAATACAAAGAGGTAAGATCTGGACAAAAAACAACTGTAGCAGACCTTGATGAGGATAAATACGATATAAAACATCTTTTTTTTAAGCTAGAGTTAGGCAACACTTCTACTAGCATAAAGGGAGATGTAACTACCACTGCTACAACCGTAGTTGCAGGTTTTAATGTTTATGCTTTTGAGCTAGATGCACAGTTAACTATAGATTCTGTAAAGTTTAATGGGCAAAAAGTAACAGTAACAACCAATGGAGCAGTGAGGAAAGTGAATTTAGCAACTCCGCTATCTAATAATACAAGCTTTACAGTGCAGGTTTTTTATCATGGGCAGCCAACGTCTGGTACGGGACAGTTTTTTACAGGAGGACTAAATAAAGTGCAACGCCCATCTGGAACAAATATCCTCTACACATTGAGCGACCCTGATAGAACGGATGAATGGTGGCCTTGCAAGCAGTCGCTTAAAGACAAAATTGATTCGGTAGACATGTGGGTGACAACTGCAGATTCTTTAAAAGCAGGTAGTAATGGACTATTGTTGAACACTACAAGTTTGCCGGGAAACAAACTGCGTTATGAATGGAAAACAAAATACCCTATAGATTATTATCTGATCACTCTAGCAGTAGCTCCTTATGGAGATTATTCCTATTACATGCATTATACCGATGGTAGTAATGACTCTATGTTGATACAGAATTACCTATACGATTCAGCAACATTTATGACACCTGCTATTAAGGCTGCACTGGATACAACGGGTATATTGATCGATCATTTTTCGGAACTATATGGCAAATACCCTTTTTATAAAGAGAAGTACGGGCACTGTGTAGTGGGTGAGCTAGGAGGAGGAATGGAACACCAAACTATGACAACATTAGGACCTGTAAATACAGGCTTGATCGCTCATGAAATGGGGCATCAGTGGTGGGGTAATAATGTAACCTATGGTACATGGAAGGATATATGGCTGAGCGAAGGGCTGGCAACATATACCGCACAATTATTCTTCGAAAAATATTGGGGAGTGCAAGCTGCTAAAACAGAAAGGACTAGTGCTTTTGGTACAGTAATGACGCAAACATTCGGAAGTGTATATGTAGATGATACGACCAGTGTGAATAGAATATTTAGCGGTAGGCTGACTTATGCAAAAGGAGCAGCCGTTGCCCATATGCTGAGATATTTAGCACCTGAAGATAGCCTGTTCTTTAAAGGGTTAAGAAACTTTCAACAACAGTATGCCTATAAAAATGCAGTAACGGATGACTTGAAGCAAGTATTTGAACAAGTATATAACCAACAGTTAGATACATTCTTTAGGCAGTGGGTGTATGGTGAGGGTTTCCCAATTTACAGCATTAAATATTATCAGGTAGGTAATACCGTACATCTACAAATCAATCAGTCTACTAGCTTTCCTAATAGCGTAGCTGTATTTCATTTACCTGTCGAACTGCAGCTGAATGCTACTAATGGAGATACAACAGTGAAGTTGATGAATACAGGACTATCTCAAAACTACTCGGTGACTTGGGATAAGACGGTAACAGGTATATCTATTGATCCAAATGAACATATAGTTAATAGAAACAGTCTTGTGTCTAAAGATCAAACAATACTAAGTATTGCTACACTCAACTTAGATGGAATAAAAGTATATCCTAACCCTGCAAAAGAGGTATGGCATATAGAAGGAGTAGCAACAGACACATGGATGTATTTATACGATGTGACCGGTAAACTAGTTTGGAGTGGCGTAGGAGCTAAAAGTATACCTGCTAAAGAAATGCCTTCTGGAAACTATTTGTTGCAAATAGAAAATGTAAAAACGGGTAGCCAATATTTTAAACTCGTGAAATAG
- a CDS encoding kelch repeat-containing protein: MTKIKLFKTLLTLVLISCSLFVQGQWKQKNNIWGFSQGIWGGQSFAVDGKIYFGGGYSGNNTNYNDLQVYDISTDTWAGKNNMPGATNRSGAVTFVINNKVYLGLGIQDFNSFNIPNWTFLTDLWEYNASADSWTQKASAPGIGRGFSGVFVINNKAYIVGGTTTKLGGGTDEVLEYDPATDTWTTKASFPEGEIRDQPFSFSIGDKGYIAGGRTPSGRTNKTYEYNPATNTWTAKKEMPVAEIAGGVSFVINGKGYCTWGGIDNGAFNKSTFAYSPSANDWEYVSGGESIRPGRMFGRAEVVNGIAYLGAGWRIDVTTQTFYRDFFEFNTQGVLSVNSINNNEQVVVYPNPATDKVFIKNAKQGGKYAIYNMFGQQVVTGILSNSLSINTNSLSAGQYIIKYTDKASVKQYQVTIQ; encoded by the coding sequence ATGACAAAAATTAAACTATTCAAAACATTGCTAACTCTTGTGCTAATAAGCTGTTCTTTATTTGTACAAGGTCAGTGGAAGCAGAAAAATAATATATGGGGATTTTCACAAGGTATATGGGGTGGACAATCATTTGCTGTAGACGGCAAAATATATTTTGGGGGTGGCTATAGTGGCAATAATACCAACTATAATGACCTACAGGTTTATGATATCTCTACCGATACTTGGGCTGGGAAAAACAATATGCCCGGGGCAACTAATAGATCTGGGGCCGTTACTTTTGTAATTAACAATAAAGTATACCTTGGATTGGGTATACAAGATTTCAACAGCTTTAATATTCCTAATTGGACATTTCTTACAGATCTATGGGAGTACAATGCATCAGCAGATAGCTGGACACAAAAAGCATCAGCACCAGGTATTGGTAGAGGGTTCTCTGGAGTCTTTGTTATTAACAATAAGGCATATATAGTAGGTGGTACAACTACAAAACTTGGTGGCGGTACTGATGAAGTATTAGAATATGACCCTGCTACTGATACATGGACCACTAAAGCAAGTTTTCCAGAAGGTGAGATAAGGGATCAACCTTTTTCTTTCAGCATTGGAGATAAGGGCTATATAGCTGGAGGAAGAACACCATCTGGCAGAACTAATAAAACCTATGAATATAACCCAGCTACCAACACATGGACCGCTAAAAAGGAAATGCCTGTTGCTGAAATAGCAGGTGGAGTTTCTTTTGTAATAAATGGTAAAGGGTATTGTACTTGGGGTGGAATTGATAATGGCGCATTTAACAAATCTACTTTTGCCTACAGCCCTTCAGCAAACGATTGGGAATATGTTTCTGGGGGAGAATCGATAAGACCAGGAAGAATGTTTGGTAGAGCTGAAGTAGTAAACGGCATAGCTTACTTAGGAGCAGGATGGAGAATTGATGTTACAACTCAAACTTTTTATAGAGACTTTTTTGAGTTTAATACTCAAGGAGTCTTATCAGTAAACAGTATAAATAATAACGAGCAGGTTGTTGTATACCCCAACCCTGCTACGGACAAGGTATTTATAAAAAATGCTAAACAAGGCGGCAAATATGCTATATACAACATGTTTGGCCAACAAGTAGTAACAGGCATTCTTTCCAATTCCTTATCAATAAATACAAACTCACTTTCCGCAGGGCAATATATCATAAAATATACAGATAAGGCATCCGTAAAACAATATCAAGTTACTATTCAATAA
- a CDS encoding kelch repeat-containing protein has protein sequence MKRFNITLLLATVVMFLVNTCYAQTWNKKSDFLGGEVHSAYSFGLNGKIYVGGGELSSGNRTSNFYEYDPATDKWTQKSSLPGGSMAEGVAFTINGKGYIGLGKAGTTYSKSLWEYDATNDTWSQKADMPYFSGVFRSRSFVVNSKAYILVGTSSNFVAQNDMYEYDPATNTWTQKANYPGDLRPDLPFTFAIGNKGYVASGEVNKVGGGGREMTKKVYEYDPTTDKWTPKADFSGDPRHMGVAFVYNGMAYCGLGTYRDASFQSVYLDDFQVYNPTTDSWSSAAAYPAGKLRRATATVVGNNAYVGTGDGPGTSKSWYEYGLPLSITSLGTSNNLAVYPNPSKGLLTLNQKGIEHQKYDIYNTQGQIVKSGNIPANKTIDIKSLAIGTYILQVSTKKELLKAQIMIND, from the coding sequence ATGAAACGATTTAATATCACGTTATTACTGGCTACAGTTGTAATGTTTCTAGTCAATACATGCTATGCACAAACTTGGAATAAGAAATCTGACTTCCTAGGTGGAGAAGTACATAGTGCATACAGTTTTGGACTCAATGGGAAAATATATGTAGGTGGTGGAGAATTAAGCAGTGGTAATCGTACCAGTAATTTTTATGAATATGACCCTGCCACAGACAAATGGACTCAAAAATCTTCACTACCAGGAGGCAGCATGGCTGAAGGCGTAGCATTTACTATAAATGGAAAAGGATATATTGGTTTGGGCAAGGCAGGAACCACCTACTCAAAAAGCTTATGGGAATATGATGCAACAAACGATACTTGGTCTCAAAAAGCTGATATGCCTTATTTCTCTGGCGTTTTTAGAAGTAGATCCTTTGTTGTTAACAGCAAGGCATACATACTAGTTGGTACTTCATCAAATTTTGTAGCACAAAATGACATGTATGAATACGACCCTGCAACAAATACTTGGACTCAAAAGGCAAACTACCCAGGAGACCTAAGGCCCGACTTACCTTTCACATTCGCAATAGGGAACAAGGGATATGTAGCCAGTGGAGAAGTAAATAAAGTAGGTGGTGGTGGTAGAGAAATGACTAAAAAAGTATACGAATACGACCCAACAACAGATAAATGGACACCAAAGGCAGATTTCTCAGGAGACCCAAGACATATGGGAGTAGCCTTTGTGTACAATGGCATGGCATATTGCGGACTTGGTACATATCGCGATGCAAGTTTCCAATCTGTATATCTGGACGACTTTCAGGTATACAACCCAACGACAGATTCATGGTCTTCAGCAGCAGCATACCCTGCTGGTAAATTGAGAAGGGCAACTGCTACAGTAGTTGGGAATAACGCCTATGTAGGCACAGGAGATGGACCAGGCACTTCAAAAAGTTGGTACGAATATGGTCTACCACTTAGCATTACTTCGCTCGGAACAAGCAATAACCTAGCAGTATATCCTAACCCGAGCAAAGGGCTTCTAACCCTTAATCAAAAGGGCATAGAACATCAAAAATATGATATCTATAATACTCAAGGGCAAATTGTAAAGTCAGGAAATATTCCTGCAAACAAAACTATAGATATAAAGTCTTTAGCAATTGGCACTTACATACTTCAAGTATCAACTAAAAAAGAACTACTAAAAGCGCAGATTATGATTAATGACTAG
- a CDS encoding DUF2130 domain-containing protein, whose protein sequence is MSAQIKCPKCGNEFQPDEAIRSEVEAQLRAKMVSWQKEKSEEHQKALDEKEKEAQRRLEEQREQLQLKLEEQISKKLAGDYEVEMRFLKEANEQNEEKLKEARVKELEFLKQKQELKQKEEELQIQLQKMLQEEKLALEGSIRKQEEEKNFLKFKQLEKQLEDQKKIAEEAVRKAEQASMQLQGEVQELALEELLRNNFPFDVISEVGKGVRGADCIQTVRNSIGNECGSIMYESKRTKEFSNEWIEKLKADMRSQGADLAVIVTQAMPKGMDSFGEKDGVWICSFNEVKAVTTVLRDSILRVYNATKSQENKGDKMTLLYNYLTGAEFSEQWKAMREGFRSMKDLIQKERDQMERIWKAREKQIEKILLNANHVSGSIEGIAGAESIDMKLLDGNDTDLIE, encoded by the coding sequence ATGAGTGCACAAATAAAATGTCCAAAATGTGGTAATGAGTTTCAACCTGACGAAGCAATTCGCTCGGAAGTAGAGGCGCAATTGCGTGCCAAAATGGTTAGCTGGCAAAAGGAAAAGAGTGAAGAACATCAAAAAGCCTTGGACGAAAAAGAAAAAGAGGCACAGAGAAGACTAGAAGAACAACGTGAGCAACTACAGCTAAAGTTGGAAGAGCAGATCAGTAAGAAGTTGGCGGGTGATTATGAAGTAGAAATGAGATTTTTAAAAGAAGCTAATGAGCAAAATGAGGAAAAATTAAAGGAAGCTAGAGTTAAAGAATTAGAGTTTTTAAAGCAAAAGCAAGAACTGAAACAAAAGGAAGAAGAGCTACAGATACAACTACAAAAAATGCTGCAAGAGGAAAAGCTAGCACTTGAGGGTAGTATTAGAAAACAAGAAGAAGAAAAGAACTTTTTAAAGTTCAAGCAATTAGAAAAGCAGCTGGAAGATCAGAAAAAAATAGCTGAGGAAGCCGTACGTAAAGCAGAGCAGGCATCTATGCAGTTGCAAGGAGAGGTGCAAGAATTGGCACTAGAAGAACTGTTGAGAAACAACTTTCCTTTTGATGTGATATCGGAGGTGGGTAAAGGCGTAAGAGGTGCCGACTGTATACAAACAGTGCGCAATAGTATAGGTAATGAGTGTGGCAGTATAATGTATGAGAGTAAGCGTACTAAGGAATTTAGTAACGAGTGGATAGAAAAACTAAAAGCAGATATGCGCAGTCAAGGTGCAGACTTGGCTGTAATTGTGACACAAGCAATGCCCAAGGGTATGGATAGCTTTGGCGAAAAAGATGGGGTATGGATATGTTCTTTTAATGAAGTAAAAGCAGTTACTACGGTTTTAAGGGACTCTATCCTTAGAGTGTATAACGCTACTAAAAGTCAGGAGAACAAAGGGGATAAAATGACTTTGCTTTATAACTACCTTACAGGTGCGGAATTCTCCGAACAATGGAAAGCCATGCGTGAAGGTTTTAGAAGCATGAAAGACCTTATTCAAAAAGAGCGCGATCAAATGGAGCGTATATGGAAAGCCAGAGAAAAGCAGATAGAAAAAATACTGCTTAATGCTAACCATGTTAGTGGTTCTATAGAAGGTATTGCCGGTGCAGAAAGCATAGATATGAAACTGCTTGATGGCAACGATACAGACTTGATCGAGTAG
- a CDS encoding SDR family oxidoreductase gives MSHQLLKGKKGIIFGALDERSIAWQTAQKVVAEGGEIVLSNAPIALRMGKINELAKECNDAPVIAADATKTEDLEQLIQQSMDHFGGKLDFVLHSIGMSPNVRKNIEYTNTNYDNFLKTLDISALSLHKVLQSCMKLDALNEWASVVALTYIAAQRTFPGYNDMAEAKALMEGIARSFGYHYGFAKKVRVNTVSQSPTVTTAGSGVSGFDAFFEYANKMSPLGNATAEECASYCISLFSDYTKMVTMQNLFHDGGFSSTGVSTPIVEEMIKAAEK, from the coding sequence ATGTCTCACCAATTGTTAAAAGGAAAGAAAGGAATCATATTTGGAGCGCTAGACGAGCGTTCAATTGCATGGCAAACGGCACAAAAGGTAGTAGCTGAAGGTGGTGAAATAGTGCTTTCTAATGCGCCAATAGCATTAAGAATGGGTAAGATAAATGAGCTAGCTAAAGAGTGCAATGATGCACCCGTAATAGCTGCTGACGCTACCAAAACAGAAGATCTAGAACAACTGATACAACAAAGTATGGATCATTTTGGCGGTAAACTCGATTTTGTATTGCACTCAATCGGTATGTCTCCAAACGTTCGTAAAAATATAGAGTATACGAACACCAATTATGACAACTTTTTAAAGACATTAGATATATCTGCGTTATCGCTACACAAGGTGTTACAATCTTGTATGAAATTGGATGCACTAAACGAATGGGCATCTGTAGTAGCACTAACCTATATCGCAGCGCAACGTACTTTCCCTGGTTATAACGATATGGCTGAAGCGAAGGCATTAATGGAGGGTATAGCACGTAGCTTTGGTTACCACTATGGCTTTGCTAAAAAAGTAAGGGTAAACACCGTATCTCAATCTCCTACAGTTACCACTGCTGGCTCTGGGGTATCTGGTTTTGATGCTTTCTTTGAGTATGCTAACAAAATGTCTCCGTTAGGCAATGCTACTGCTGAAGAATGTGCTAGCTACTGTATTAGCCTATTCAGCGACTATACCAAGATGGTGACCATGCAAAACCTATTCCACGATGGCGGTTTCTCTAGCACTGGTGTGAGTACTCCTATCGTAGAAGAAATGATAAAAGCTGCTGAAAAGTAA
- a CDS encoding OmpA family protein: MRKSTIYLLLALAFIISKKVTAQVPQSAQRLYHEGLSYNLKKNKAAAYKSVAAAIASYPRYVDAYSTMGEWYYIDRNFPKAIETFLAASRNCKDGYNAFAMPLAKAYLANYQPTQALQLIVSRSISDSKNDTWKKLRAQGSFMQQALNRKWTDTAFNLGIRINTPYPEMYPTISADTQTLHFTRSVNNTDEDFYRSTVDSCGGWFTGKNLGTPTNTPFQEAAQFISADEHYLFFMRCENRSENGWERGGCDLFMAYTEDSTWSTPQSFGATINTPDYEGMPCLSADNRELYFVSNRNGGYGGLDIWVSTFENGLWQEPKNLGPEINTPGNETAPHLHIDNNTLYFASDGLTGLGGIDLFMTRRSRNNTWETPTNMGIPFNSTADENSICITVDGQRAFFSSDRDSNTGNFDIYEMKVPKALQPIPVVKIEGFVYDSLSKDRLNYTSIYVKDAVTKQELYHFTSNRGDASYMITLPKGKKYTYYADRIGYLASEGDIIFADADSIDVDTFNIALLPQDYVAPINDSVLLVLNFPINSKSLSDSNKAEIYRAMDPWLFEEHNFQILINSYTDNTGTPIINEELSYTRARLVAEEIAGLGILEDYIRYAGWGEAAPVASNDTEEGRFANRRVEIIIRR; this comes from the coding sequence ATGCGAAAAAGCACAATATATTTATTGCTAGCACTAGCCTTTATCATTTCGAAAAAGGTTACCGCTCAAGTGCCACAAAGCGCTCAAAGGCTTTATCATGAAGGGCTGTCTTATAATTTAAAGAAAAATAAAGCCGCTGCCTACAAAAGTGTTGCTGCAGCAATAGCTAGTTACCCCAGATATGTTGATGCTTATAGCACAATGGGAGAATGGTACTATATAGATAGAAATTTCCCAAAAGCGATAGAAACTTTTCTCGCTGCCTCTAGAAATTGTAAAGATGGCTACAATGCATTTGCCATGCCATTAGCAAAAGCATACCTAGCCAACTACCAACCTACTCAAGCATTACAACTTATTGTATCACGTAGTATTTCTGATAGCAAAAATGATACTTGGAAAAAATTACGTGCACAAGGTAGCTTCATGCAGCAAGCATTGAACAGAAAATGGACGGATACCGCTTTCAATCTGGGCATACGTATTAACACCCCATATCCTGAAATGTATCCTACTATATCGGCTGATACCCAAACATTACATTTCACCCGTAGTGTAAACAATACCGATGAGGACTTTTACCGTTCGACAGTAGATAGCTGTGGAGGGTGGTTTACGGGTAAAAACTTAGGCACCCCTACCAATACCCCCTTTCAGGAAGCGGCACAATTTATATCTGCTGATGAACATTATCTGTTCTTTATGCGTTGTGAAAACAGAAGCGAAAACGGCTGGGAAAGAGGAGGTTGTGACCTATTTATGGCTTATACCGAAGATAGCACATGGTCTACACCTCAAAGCTTTGGCGCTACCATAAATACTCCCGACTATGAGGGCATGCCATGCCTCTCTGCCGATAACAGAGAGCTTTACTTTGTAAGCAATAGAAATGGTGGCTATGGAGGGCTAGATATATGGGTATCTACTTTTGAAAATGGACTTTGGCAAGAGCCTAAAAACTTAGGGCCTGAAATTAATACTCCGGGTAACGAAACAGCCCCACACTTACATATAGATAACAATACACTTTATTTTGCCAGCGACGGGCTCACAGGGCTTGGCGGTATAGACCTGTTCATGACACGCAGAAGCAGGAATAACACTTGGGAAACACCAACTAACATGGGTATTCCTTTCAACTCTACAGCTGATGAAAACAGCATTTGTATCACAGTAGATGGTCAAAGAGCCTTCTTCTCCTCTGATAGAGATAGCAATACCGGGAATTTTGATATCTATGAGATGAAAGTACCCAAAGCACTGCAACCTATACCTGTAGTTAAAATAGAAGGCTTTGTATATGACTCCCTATCAAAAGATAGGCTGAATTACACCAGCATATATGTTAAAGATGCTGTTACCAAACAAGAGCTTTATCATTTCACCTCTAACAGGGGTGATGCCAGCTATATGATAACCTTGCCCAAAGGTAAAAAATACACTTACTATGCGGATAGAATAGGCTATTTGGCCAGCGAAGGAGATATAATATTTGCCGATGCAGATAGTATAGATGTGGATACCTTTAATATCGCATTATTACCTCAAGACTATGTTGCCCCTATTAACGACAGTGTATTGCTTGTATTAAACTTCCCTATCAATAGTAAAAGTCTGTCAGACTCTAATAAGGCAGAAATATATAGAGCTATGGATCCATGGTTGTTTGAAGAGCATAACTTTCAAATACTTATCAATAGCTATACAGATAATACAGGCACGCCTATCATAAATGAAGAATTATCCTATACCAGAGCACGCTTAGTAGCAGAGGAAATAGCAGGTTTGGGCATACTCGAAGATTATATTCGCTATGCAGGGTGGGGAGAAGCAGCTCCTGTAGCCTCAAATGACACTGAGGAGGGAAGGTTTGCCAATAGAAGAGTAGAGATCATTATCAGGAGATAA
- a CDS encoding DUF475 domain-containing protein, with translation MAHFQELFQQIIDNPVPSATIIFNLILIESILSVDNAAVLATMVVDLPKQQRVKALRYGILGAYVFRGISLVFAAYLIQIWWFKPVGGIYLLILAVRHFIARAKKIPDEAESIEVQDKNKSWLYRKTLGLLGPLWSTIVLVEIMDLAFSIDNVIAANAYTDNIILICVGVFIGILAMRFVAQGFVRLMERYPFLDICAYAVIALLGLKLSSSLYTHFNPCSAASKFIEGPQACMELNGQTLAMGEHPMVWGDILTSILSVSIFLVPVLFSVIFNPRKKHS, from the coding sequence ATGGCACATTTTCAAGAACTGTTTCAGCAGATTATTGATAATCCTGTCCCTTCTGCTACAATTATCTTCAACCTGATACTTATAGAGAGTATACTTTCTGTAGATAATGCAGCTGTTTTGGCTACCATGGTAGTAGACCTGCCTAAGCAGCAGCGGGTAAAAGCTTTACGTTATGGTATACTGGGTGCTTATGTGTTTAGAGGGATAAGTCTAGTATTTGCAGCGTATCTGATACAGATATGGTGGTTCAAGCCAGTAGGGGGTATTTATCTATTGATATTAGCGGTCAGGCATTTTATAGCTAGGGCTAAAAAAATACCTGATGAAGCAGAAAGTATAGAGGTCCAGGACAAAAATAAAAGTTGGCTGTATAGAAAGACGTTAGGATTATTAGGCCCGCTATGGTCTACAATAGTATTGGTAGAGATAATGGACTTGGCTTTTTCTATAGATAATGTGATTGCTGCAAATGCTTATACGGATAATATTATCCTCATTTGTGTAGGTGTTTTTATAGGCATATTGGCCATGCGTTTTGTGGCACAAGGTTTTGTAAGGCTCATGGAGCGATACCCTTTTTTAGATATATGTGCTTATGCTGTGATCGCTTTATTAGGACTAAAACTTTCCTCTTCCCTATACACGCATTTTAATCCTTGTTCGGCTGCTTCTAAATTTATAGAAGGGCCACAAGCATGTATGGAACTTAATGGACAAACCTTGGCAATGGGTGAGCACCCAATGGTATGGGGCGATATTCTTACATCTATTTTAAGTGTAAGTATATTTCTTGTGCCGGTATTGTTTTCAGTAATATTTAACCCTCGGAAGAAGCACTCGTAG
- the porQ gene encoding type IX secretion system protein PorQ — MFRSNLMQIRKYLLIILCAITGSSYAQVTGGQRTMEFLRLANSPHISALGGTNIASADDDIAFALQNPALMRPELHNNLGLNYNAFYSGISIANMQYGYHVPKINTSFALGIQYLNYGSFTQTDNIGNQYGTFKANEFAITLAASRQYKTKWRYGAALKFANSALYDKRSSALLMDIGVTYYDSNALWMVSAVAQNMGVVLSKYNPNNSSEPLPFDLQIGISKRLKYVPLRLMATIHHLYEWDIRYNNPADNTQNNLFGGQDTTATQKSYFGDKLFRHFVFGAEIIIGKRLLATVAYNHLRRGELSIEDKPGLAGFSFGLGVNLNKFQIHYARSYYHIAGAYNEFGINMSLNKIIGAGKLGEKINWSDTYPGWKYTAPPRTSPTSASSEG, encoded by the coding sequence ATGTTCCGTTCTAACCTTATGCAAATAAGAAAATACCTCCTTATTATCCTATGTGCTATTACTGGCAGTAGCTATGCGCAAGTAACGGGAGGGCAACGAACAATGGAGTTTTTGCGACTAGCAAATTCACCTCATATATCTGCACTTGGCGGTACTAATATTGCCAGTGCAGATGATGATATTGCTTTTGCATTGCAAAACCCAGCATTAATGCGCCCTGAGCTTCATAACAATTTAGGGCTTAACTATAATGCCTTCTACTCGGGTATCAGCATTGCCAATATGCAATACGGTTATCATGTGCCTAAAATAAATACTTCATTTGCATTAGGCATCCAATACCTTAACTACGGTAGTTTCACACAGACGGATAATATTGGCAACCAATATGGCACATTTAAGGCTAATGAATTTGCCATAACCTTGGCCGCATCAAGGCAATACAAAACTAAATGGCGCTATGGAGCTGCTTTAAAGTTTGCTAACTCTGCTCTTTACGACAAGAGATCTTCAGCACTATTAATGGACATTGGTGTTACGTATTATGATAGCAATGCGCTATGGATGGTTAGCGCAGTAGCACAAAACATGGGTGTTGTATTATCAAAATACAACCCTAATAATAGTTCAGAGCCTCTTCCTTTCGATTTACAGATAGGTATTTCTAAAAGATTAAAATATGTACCGCTAAGATTGATGGCAACTATACACCATCTATATGAGTGGGATATTCGTTATAATAACCCTGCTGACAATACCCAAAACAATCTATTTGGAGGACAAGATACTACTGCTACTCAGAAGTCTTACTTTGGAGATAAGCTGTTCAGGCATTTTGTATTTGGCGCAGAGATCATCATAGGTAAAAGACTGTTAGCTACAGTTGCATATAACCATCTTCGTAGAGGAGAACTAAGCATTGAAGACAAGCCAGGTCTTGCCGGTTTTTCTTTTGGACTTGGGGTCAATTTGAATAAATTTCAAATTCATTACGCACGCTCTTACTATCATATAGCAGGTGCTTACAACGAGTTTGGTATTAACATGTCACTCAATAAAATAATTGGAGCTGGCAAGCTTGGAGAAAAAATAAACTGGAGTGACACTTACCCTGGCTGGAAATATACCGCACCACCACGCACTAGTCCTACGAGTGCTTCTTCCGAGGGTTAA
- a CDS encoding helix-turn-helix transcriptional regulator yields MNLGIAIKSVRRQVGITQYELAERCGISQTSLSQIENQIKRPSNRTIKKVCEVLEVPEAVVYILAMQDTDVPVSKKNVYEMLFPSIKNLALQIVGDDHKQFIERCEATTAIAV; encoded by the coding sequence ATGAATTTAGGAATAGCGATAAAGTCTGTGAGAAGGCAAGTTGGAATTACTCAATATGAGTTGGCGGAGCGTTGTGGAATATCACAAACATCACTGTCACAGATTGAAAATCAAATAAAAAGACCTAGCAATCGTACCATTAAAAAAGTGTGCGAGGTATTAGAAGTACCGGAAGCAGTAGTATATATTTTAGCAATGCAAGACACAGATGTGCCTGTAAGCAAAAAGAATGTCTATGAAATGCTATTCCCTTCCATCAAAAACTTGGCACTACAAATAGTAGGAGATGACCATAAACAGTTTATCGAGCGTTGTGAAGCTACAACCGCTATTGCTGTTTAG